A segment of the Sphingobacterium oryzagri genome:
GTTTTACAGCTCTTCGTTATTCGCCATGCTTTCTATCGTGATCGTTATGAACATGAAAGAGACACTAACTAGCAAACAGCGTTTTTCAACGTCCATGCTCAAGATCAACCGGCACGAAATACTGGAATGGCGCGTGCTCCCGGCCGCCACCGTTACGTTATTATCCTACACCGGCTATGGCGTTATACTCACGCTGATCCCCGATTGGAGCGAACATTTAGGCATTGCTAATAAAGGTTTGTTTTTTACGGCATTCACGGTTTCTTCGATAGCGATACGTTTTGTATCGGGCAAAGTAGCCGATCGCTACGGCCGCATACGCGTTATGTTTGTCGGCTTACTTGTCGTGGCGCTTGCCGTTTTCCTGATCGGTTTGGGCAGTAACATCGAAGGTTTGATCGCGGGCGCCGTGATTTACGGAATCGGTACTGGCATATTGTCACCAGCGGTCAATGCCTGGACCATCGACCTGAGTTTGCCACAACATCGAGGAAAGGCGATGGCTACCATGTATATAGCTTTAGAAGTTGGTATTGGCGGTGGTGCGCTTATAGCGGGCTATGTGTATAGCGACGAGATCTCGCGCATACCAAATATTTTTATAGTCAACAGTTTGATTATCTCCTTAGCATTTTTCTATGTCCTCTATTGGAATTATAAAAACAAAAAGATCGCTTAATCGTTGTTGATGTAAACAATTAACATCCATGGAGAATAGCTCTAAAAAGTTCCCCTATGCACTTGACCTTGCCGCCAGCTTATTTGCGATGGCTTTACTGCTTGGTTTTATGTATGCTACCCAAACAGTACTCGTTCCGTTGCTGTTTGCGATATTGATAGCCATTTCTCTTTATCCGCTCGCCCGCTTATTTGAGCGGTTACGCTTGGGTAAAGCGACTGCCGCGATCTTGTCTGTGATCGTTGCGATCGCCGTTATTTACGCATTAGGTTGGTTTATCGTGCATCAAAGCATCATCATTGGCAAAGATGCCTCAGCCATTACAAACAAAGTGATGTCGGTCTTAGATCGTGCACAGATTTGGTTAGAAAATAGCTTTGGTATACAACGTACGGAAGTGATGGATCAGTTGCGCGAACAAGGCGACAAAATGATGTCTAACGCCGGTACAATGGCTTCAGCAACCTTCGGTTCGATCGGAAACGTATTAGCAGGTGCCGTATTGGTTCCCCTTTTTAGCTTTTTTCTGCTATACTATCGTGATTTCTTTCGCGTGTTTTTCTTCAAAGCCTTCCGCAGTGTTCCGCACGCCAAAGTACACGAAACGCTCAACAAAATCTATTACGTTGTTCAAAGTTATTTACTTGGTCTTGTGACGGTAATGGGTATCGTAGCTATTTTAAACACCGTCGGATTGATGGTAATGGGCATCGAGTATGCTTGGTTTTTTGGCACGTTGGCGTCGCTTTTGATGCTGCTGCCCTACATCGGTATCGCTATTGGTTCGATTCTTCCAGCTTTATTTGCCTTAGCGGTAAAAGATAGTGCCTGGTATGCTGTGGGTGTTGTTGCCTGGTTTCAGGTGGTTCAATTTTTGGAAGGAAATATTATCACGCCGAATATCGTCGGCAGTAAGGTAAGTATCAACCCGCTGATGGCCATCATTGCTATTTTGTTGGGTGGTATGTTATTTGGCCTTTCCGGATTGATCTTGGCTTTGCCACTAACTGCAACTATAAAAGTGGTGTTTGACGCGATCCCGTCTATGCAAGCTTTCGGCTTTTTAATCGGCGAGCCCGAGAAAGAGCATTTAAAAATTAATTCAACGCAGGAATTACTAATTAAATGGAAGATTGTTCGAAAACCAAATATGGAGAAGAAAGTGAAGGTGGAAATTGATGTCAATACCGATGAAAACCCACCGAAAACCACCTTGCATTACAAAGAAATTACCGAATCGGAAACCACGGCGTTCGAAGAAGACAAAAGTGCAGACGATAAAAAGGATAATGAGGCGTAGGCTATTAGTTTAGAATCTTAAAAACAAGCTCACGCAGGATATCGGCACTATCTGTAAAAGGGCCGATATCCATCCCTTTTGTTTTTAGATCATAAGCACTAAGCTGATGGATAATATCGAAGGTTTTCTTACGATTGAAATTACGTGCAGCCGCCTCGTATTCCTTGAGAAAAAAGCTGTGCACGCCCAACTGTTTAGCCGCGACCTGCGGCGACTTATCAGGCAAATAATGATATTTTAGTATTTTAGTAAAATAGGTGCCTAAGTTACCGATCACCATGGGCAACGGATTTGATTTGGGATTGGCAACGAAATAATCTACAATCTGAATGGCTTTGACAGCATTTCGCTTCGCAAGCGCAGACTGGAGCTCAAAAACATTGAAGTCTTTACTAATACCGATATTCTGTTCGATATGCACGGGTTGAACCTCCTGCTCTTTAGGCACATTGAGCATCAGCTTATTGATTTCATTCGCAATCTTGGATAGATCCGTACCTAAATAATCGGCCATCATCGCTGCCGCCTGTGGGTGAATGGTGCGGTCTGCGTTCCTAAACTGATCAACAACCCATTCGCCGACCTTATTATCGTAAAGCTTGGCTGATTCCACCACGACGCCTGCTTTTTCAAAGGCTTTGTAAATTTTCTTACGTTTATCAAACTTGCCGTATTTGTAAGCGATGACCAAAATGGTCGTAGGCGTCAAGTGCTCCACATATTTTAGCAGCAGCTCTTCTTCGGATTTCCATTTTAGATCCTGCGCTTCCTTGATAACGATAAGTTGATGATCACTCATCATCGGGTAGCGCTTTGCAGCGTTGACGATATTGACGATACTGCTATCTTTACCATACAGAATGGTCTGGTCAAAACCTTTCTGCGCATCATTCAATACCTGCTTTTCCAGCGCATCGGCGATGAGGTCGATATAATACGACTCGTCGCCGTGTAGTAGATACACCGGACTAAACTTTCGCTTCTTAATATCCGTCAGAATAGCACTCACATTCATACCTTGCGAAAGTACAACTTTTCTGTGTCTTTGCCGTGGCTCTACCCATTTTGTTGCCAACCAAAATATTCGTATTTTTGCACATGTTTGAGCCCATTCCGTTAAACTTACCTCCTTATCCCTCCAAAATCACGACAAAAATGAACAAACTGTTTATTTTCGATGAGCTTCGGAAAAAGCAGTTGGTGTTAACGCCGGAGGAATGGGTTAGGCAACATTGGGTACATTACTTGCACACCCACAAAAATTATCCTAAGCCCTTGATGCAGATTGAAGGCGGACTTAAACTAAATACCCTCCAAAAAAGAAGCGACTTATTGATCTATAATAATCATGGCGAAAAAATACTTTTGGCAGAGTTTAAGGCGCCGACTGTCAAAATTACCGAACAGGTGTTTCATCAAATAGCCAACTATAATAGCATCCATAAAATCCCCTTACTTTTGGTTAGCAACGGAATGGAGCACTATTATTGCCGGATAGACTTTGTCGAAAATCGATTTGAATTTTTACAGGAACTGCCAAATTATAATTCGGCGCTTAATTTGTAGCATAGATTAAAATTATAATTTTATATTAGTCCTTTAGAAAATTGAAAAACATAACAGCAATGAACATAGATAAAAACGAATTCAGAAAATATGCCATTCAACACCACCGTATTGGCAGCCAACATGTAGATGGTTATATCTCGCGTGTTCAACAAAACCTACCGAAAAACTTAACACCTTACATTATCGAAGAGCGCCAGATGAACGTTGCTCAAATGGACGTTTTTTCGCGTTTGATGATGGATCGTATTATTTTCTTGGGCGATGGTATCAATGATCAAGTCGCTAATATCGTTCAGGCACAACTTTTATTTTTGCAGTCTACCGATGCACAGCGCGACATCCAGATCTACATCAACTCGCCTGGCGGAAGCGTCTATGCTGGTTTAGGTATTTATGACACGATGCAATATATCTCGCCTGATGTGGCAACAATCTGTACAGGTATGGCGGCTTCCATGGGTGCTGTTTTACTAGTGGCCGGTGCTAAAGGCAAACGCGCTGCTTTGAGACATTCCCGCGTAATGATTCACCAGCCTTCTGGTGGTGCACAAGGCGTAGCTTCCGATATGGAGATCAATTTGAGAGAAATGCTTAAATTAAAAGAAGAACTTTATACCATCATTGCGGAGCATTCCGGACAGAGCTACGAGTGGGTCGAAAAGTCATCTGATCGTGATTACTGGATGAAAGCTGGTGAAGCAAAAGAGTTTGGTATGATTGATGAGGTACTTTTACCAAAGAAAGAAGTTAAATAACAAATTAATCAATGAGTAAGATTAATAACAGAGATATTCGTTGTTCATTCTGTGGCATCAGCAAAAATGATGCACAGATGCTGATTGCTGGCGACGGAGCTCACATATGCGACCGTTGTGTTACGCAAGCAGGCGAGATTTTGGCGGAGGAACTAAAACAACGCAAAAGCAAGTCATTGCAAACGACGTTGAAACTTATTCGCCCGATCGAGATCAAACAACACCTTGACCAATATGTTATTGGCCAGGATGATGCTAAGAAAGTCATTTCGGTTTCTGTGTATAACCACTACAAACGGTTAAACCAAAAAATCGACAAAGATGAGATTGAGATTGAAAAATCCAACTTGATTATTGTCGGTGAAACCGGTACGGGTAAAACATTATTGGCAAAAACTGTTGCCAAAATATTAAACGTACCTTTTTGTATTGTTGATGCAACCGTATTAACAGAAGCCGGATATGTAGGTGAAGATGTGGAAAGTATATTGACACGCTTGCTACAGGCTGCCGATTACGATGTTGCAGCAGCAGAGCGCGGTATTATTTATATCGATGAAATCGATAAGATAGCGCGCAAAAGCGATAACCCATCTATTACGCGTGACGTATCTGGCGAAGGCGTGCAGCAGGCTTTACTGAAAATCTTGGAAGGCACCAATGTGAATGTGCCACCGCAAGGCGGACGTAAGCATCCCGATCAAAAGATGATTTCCGTAAATACCAGCAACATCCTGTTCATTTGTGGCGGCGCGTTTGACGGTATTCAGAAAAAGATTGCGAATCGTTTACGCACGCAAACGGTGGGCTACAAAATGAAAGAAGACGATGAGGAAATCGACTTGACAAATTTGTACAAATATATTACACCACAAGATCTAAAGAATTTCGGTCTTATTCCGGAATTAATCGGTCGTTTGCCCGTGTTAACGTATCTGAATCCGCTGGATAAAGGAACCTTGCTTAATATTTTGACCGAGCCAAGAAATGCTCTGATCAAGCAGTACCGCAAATTATTCCAGTACGAAGATGTAGATTTGGTGTTTGACGAGGATGTCTACGACTTCATTGTCGATAAGGCCTGGGAATTTAAATTGGGTGCCCGGGGCTTACGAAGTATTTGCGAGGCCATCATGCTCGATGCCATGTTCGAAATACCGACAAGTAAGGATGAGGGAGACGATAAAACACTCCATATCAGTTTGGAATACGCTAAAAAGAAGTTTGCAAAATCAGACATTAAGAAGCTCCAAGTTGCTTAACAAACAAAATCCCTCAGCCTGCTGGGGGATTTTTGTATAAATAAAAGAGGCCGTCTAAAAAGTGATTAAATTTCGTCAATGCGAGAAGGAGGAACGACGACGCAATCTTATCAAAGAAAAATGCAGATTGCTTCGTCATACTTCCTCGCAATGACGCATTTTGAAGTTAATCGATTAGCTTTTTGGACAGCCTCATGGTTTAATTAAATACATACTATATGACAAAAAACAAAACTGTAGAAACGCCCATCACACCCGGGCTTAAATCGAAAAAAGACATCGTGAACAATTGGTTGCCGCGATACACGGGCTGTCCGTTGGAAGAGTTCGAGCCTTATGTGCTGCTTACGAACTTCTCGAGATACATCAAGATGTTTTCGGAAATGCACGACAATGCGCCTATTTATGGTGAAGATAAAGCGATGCAAGCCTGTTCCGCTGGTGGTATTACGATTATTAACTTTGGTATAGGTAGCCCGATGGCCGCAACCATCATGGATTTGCTTTCAGCGATCAACCCAAAAGCCGTGCTTTTTCTCGGCAAAACTGGCGGTCTGAAGAAAAAGATTCCCGTAGGCGAATTGATCTTGCCGATTGCTGCTATTCGCGGTGAAGGTACGTCTAACGATTATTTCCCGCAAGAAGTTCCTTCGTTACCCTCATTTGCTTTGCAAAAGGCTATTTCGACAACGATTCGCGATTATTCACGCGATTACTGGACAGGAACAGTATATACCACCAACAGACGCGTATGGGAACATGACAAAGCATTTAAAAAATACTTGAAAGCTATTCGTGCTATGGCGGTAGATATGGAAACAGCGACCATCTTTAGTGTGGGCTTTGCAAACAAAATTCCGACCGGCGCGTTATTATTAGTGTCTGATCAACCCATGGTACCAGAAGGTGTAAAAACATCCGAAAGTGATCTTGCTGTAACAGCCAAATATGTGGAAACGCATTTAAAAATTGGTATTGATGCTTTAAAACAGCTAATCAACAATGGGCTGACGGTCAAACACCTGAAGTTTTAACACCGGCGATACGCAGCAGCTGCCGCCGCTAAAACAAATTTATGTGGCATAATAACATCTTGGAAACCATTGGCAATACGCCGCTTGTAAAGCTCAATAAGATAACAAAACATCTTAAAGGCACCATTCTCGCCAAAATAGAGACCACCAATCCCGGAAATTCGATTAAAGATCGTATGGCGATCAAAATGATCGAAGATGCTGAGCAGGCGGGTCTGTTAAAACCAGGAGGAACAATCATCGAGGGAACATCCGGTAATACCGGTATGGGCCTCGCGATGGCCGCTGTTGTCAAAGGTTACCGTTGTATTTTTACCACCACAGATAAACAATCCAAAGAGAAGATCGATGCTTTACGCGCCTTTGGCGCGGAGGTGATCGTCTGTCCTACCAATGTCGCTCCGGAAGATCCACGTTCGTATTATTCCGTTTCCAGCAGACTGGAAAACGAAGTTCCGAATGCCTGGAAAGCCAATCAATACGATAATCCGTCAAACGCGCAAGCACATTACGAACAAACGGGACCCGAGATTTGGGCGCAAACGGAAGGAAAGATAACGCATCTGGTGGTTGGTGTCGGAACTGGCGGAACTATCTCCGGAGCCGCGCGCTATCTGCGCGAGCAAAATCCCAACATCAAGATTTGGGGAATAGATACCTATGGCTCCGTCTTTAAAAAGTTTAAAGAAACCGGTGAACTAGATAAAAATGAAATTTACCCGTATATCACAGAAGGTATAGGCGAAGATTTTTTGCCAGCAAATGTTCATTTTGACCTGATTGATCTGTTTGAGAAAGTCACCGATAAAGATGCGGCACTAATGACGCGTGACCTGGCTCGCCAGGAAGGCATATTTGCTGGTAACTCGGCCGGATCGGCTATAGCCGGACTATTGCAACTCGGCCAATCCCTCACGGACGACGATCTTGTCGTCGTTATCTTTCACGACCATGGCTCCCGTTACATGGGCAAGATGTATAACGAAGATTGGTTGCGCGAGCGCGGCTTTTTACAAGATGAAAAGCTTACCGCCAAAACCATTCTGAAACGGCGCGGTGAGCAGGATATCGTTACAGCCGATGTCAACCAAAGTATTCAGGAAGCGTTTAATTTGATGAAAACGCTAAACATATCGCAGATTCCTGTCACGCAACAAGGTATGGTGATTGGCAAAGTCACGGAATCGGATATCTTGCATGCGCTTTTGGAAAATCCGGCCGTCAAATCTGCTCCTGTCGAGTCCATTGCCAGCAAATCATTTCCATTTGTCGACTTAAAAACATCCATCGATAAGATTTCCGCGCTGATAAATAAAGATACGCAAGCCGTGCTGGTAGAGGATGATCTTGGAAAAATAAATATCATCACCCAATATGATATTATAAACGCTATTTCTACTACCTAAAGTGCTACGAAATAAATAATTATACTATATTTAGGTATAGATCTAGCTCATATGGAAAGAAACAGTAAGCTTAAACGTTTAGAATACTGGATAAAGGCACGCTTAGGAAAAATAGCGTTTATAACAATCGAATACAAAGCATCCAAACAATGGTATGGAAGTGATTATGGTGGCTTCTATGTTCATCCCGATGCGCTCACAAAAGATGCCATTGTTTACTCTTTCGGTATTGGGCAAGATAT
Coding sequences within it:
- a CDS encoding MFS transporter; this translates as MEPAKSIYTVPFALLCLSSLLFSASFNMIIPELPNHLSKMGGAEHKGLIIALFTLTAGISRPFSGKLTDRWGRVPVMAVGSIVCFVCGFLYPVISSVAFFFLLRLVHGFSTGFKPTATSAYVADIIPQNRWGEALGMHGLCFSIGGAIGPAIGSYIALHYGINPMFYSSSLFAMLSIVIVMNMKETLTSKQRFSTSMLKINRHEILEWRVLPAATVTLLSYTGYGVILTLIPDWSEHLGIANKGLFFTAFTVSSIAIRFVSGKVADRYGRIRVMFVGLLVVALAVFLIGLGSNIEGLIAGAVIYGIGTGILSPAVNAWTIDLSLPQHRGKAMATMYIALEVGIGGGALIAGYVYSDEISRIPNIFIVNSLIISLAFFYVLYWNYKNKKIA
- a CDS encoding AI-2E family transporter, which translates into the protein MENSSKKFPYALDLAASLFAMALLLGFMYATQTVLVPLLFAILIAISLYPLARLFERLRLGKATAAILSVIVAIAVIYALGWFIVHQSIIIGKDASAITNKVMSVLDRAQIWLENSFGIQRTEVMDQLREQGDKMMSNAGTMASATFGSIGNVLAGAVLVPLFSFFLLYYRDFFRVFFFKAFRSVPHAKVHETLNKIYYVVQSYLLGLVTVMGIVAILNTVGLMVMGIEYAWFFGTLASLLMLLPYIGIAIGSILPALFALAVKDSAWYAVGVVAWFQVVQFLEGNIITPNIVGSKVSINPLMAIIAILLGGMLFGLSGLILALPLTATIKVVFDAIPSMQAFGFLIGEPEKEHLKINSTQELLIKWKIVRKPNMEKKVKVEIDVNTDENPPKTTLHYKEITESETTAFEEDKSADDKKDNEA
- the holA gene encoding DNA polymerase III subunit delta — translated: MNVSAILTDIKKRKFSPVYLLHGDESYYIDLIADALEKQVLNDAQKGFDQTILYGKDSSIVNIVNAAKRYPMMSDHQLIVIKEAQDLKWKSEEELLLKYVEHLTPTTILVIAYKYGKFDKRKKIYKAFEKAGVVVESAKLYDNKVGEWVVDQFRNADRTIHPQAAAMMADYLGTDLSKIANEINKLMLNVPKEQEVQPVHIEQNIGISKDFNVFELQSALAKRNAVKAIQIVDYFVANPKSNPLPMVIGNLGTYFTKILKYHYLPDKSPQVAAKQLGVHSFFLKEYEAAARNFNRKKTFDIIHQLSAYDLKTKGMDIGPFTDSADILRELVFKILN
- a CDS encoding type I restriction enzyme HsdR N-terminal domain-containing protein; this encodes MFEPIPLNLPPYPSKITTKMNKLFIFDELRKKQLVLTPEEWVRQHWVHYLHTHKNYPKPLMQIEGGLKLNTLQKRSDLLIYNNHGEKILLAEFKAPTVKITEQVFHQIANYNSIHKIPLLLVSNGMEHYYCRIDFVENRFEFLQELPNYNSALNL
- the clpP gene encoding ATP-dependent Clp endopeptidase proteolytic subunit ClpP, which encodes MNIDKNEFRKYAIQHHRIGSQHVDGYISRVQQNLPKNLTPYIIEERQMNVAQMDVFSRLMMDRIIFLGDGINDQVANIVQAQLLFLQSTDAQRDIQIYINSPGGSVYAGLGIYDTMQYISPDVATICTGMAASMGAVLLVAGAKGKRAALRHSRVMIHQPSGGAQGVASDMEINLREMLKLKEELYTIIAEHSGQSYEWVEKSSDRDYWMKAGEAKEFGMIDEVLLPKKEVK
- the clpX gene encoding ATP-dependent Clp protease ATP-binding subunit ClpX, yielding MSKINNRDIRCSFCGISKNDAQMLIAGDGAHICDRCVTQAGEILAEELKQRKSKSLQTTLKLIRPIEIKQHLDQYVIGQDDAKKVISVSVYNHYKRLNQKIDKDEIEIEKSNLIIVGETGTGKTLLAKTVAKILNVPFCIVDATVLTEAGYVGEDVESILTRLLQAADYDVAAAERGIIYIDEIDKIARKSDNPSITRDVSGEGVQQALLKILEGTNVNVPPQGGRKHPDQKMISVNTSNILFICGGAFDGIQKKIANRLRTQTVGYKMKEDDEEIDLTNLYKYITPQDLKNFGLIPELIGRLPVLTYLNPLDKGTLLNILTEPRNALIKQYRKLFQYEDVDLVFDEDVYDFIVDKAWEFKLGARGLRSICEAIMLDAMFEIPTSKDEGDDKTLHISLEYAKKKFAKSDIKKLQVA
- a CDS encoding AMP nucleosidase; this encodes MTKNKTVETPITPGLKSKKDIVNNWLPRYTGCPLEEFEPYVLLTNFSRYIKMFSEMHDNAPIYGEDKAMQACSAGGITIINFGIGSPMAATIMDLLSAINPKAVLFLGKTGGLKKKIPVGELILPIAAIRGEGTSNDYFPQEVPSLPSFALQKAISTTIRDYSRDYWTGTVYTTNRRVWEHDKAFKKYLKAIRAMAVDMETATIFSVGFANKIPTGALLLVSDQPMVPEGVKTSESDLAVTAKYVETHLKIGIDALKQLINNGLTVKHLKF
- a CDS encoding pyridoxal-phosphate dependent enzyme, which codes for MWHNNILETIGNTPLVKLNKITKHLKGTILAKIETTNPGNSIKDRMAIKMIEDAEQAGLLKPGGTIIEGTSGNTGMGLAMAAVVKGYRCIFTTTDKQSKEKIDALRAFGAEVIVCPTNVAPEDPRSYYSVSSRLENEVPNAWKANQYDNPSNAQAHYEQTGPEIWAQTEGKITHLVVGVGTGGTISGAARYLREQNPNIKIWGIDTYGSVFKKFKETGELDKNEIYPYITEGIGEDFLPANVHFDLIDLFEKVTDKDAALMTRDLARQEGIFAGNSAGSAIAGLLQLGQSLTDDDLVVVIFHDHGSRYMGKMYNEDWLRERGFLQDEKLTAKTILKRRGEQDIVTADVNQSIQEAFNLMKTLNISQIPVTQQGMVIGKVTESDILHALLENPAVKSAPVESIASKSFPFVDLKTSIDKISALINKDTQAVLVEDDLGKINIITQYDIINAISTT